The Verrucomicrobium spinosum DSM 4136 = JCM 18804 genome includes a region encoding these proteins:
- a CDS encoding alginate O-acetyltransferase AlgX-related protein, which translates to MSPGSRKRPPPLRLLFLLGLLVLAAGVIWKWPAVRQLGTLWLQSAHLPAEQDPDLAAVVKTLSPTQLAGINALRARSAALLRANLWPREDFIPATEEFRLYKKCLSCLNAPTSRYLEKTASLVEFHQLLRARGIRLILMPVPAAYAIHPDRVPGLDETGPRPQPGDASLQLRAFGEALRAAGIEFVDLSRPLGQAATEGTLCYFHGDSHWTPLGAEVGAATVASLLAPKAGSFTPADKAFIREWMPPSRHAITPPPLLQISVLSQNPVEARNPSTLLCDSNGIDEFDAIEAPSSKARVHGGFPSQVARAVGHRVDVITISGGGPAACRREFIRRCQMLPGYGASRQTVLMVFAERCLLLPLEAWPPLHLDRLTFAGEPGSPAPPHPQSGPSSNRRFKILQTSRASAPHETPYPAVLRSFVVELAPAPGLPAQKALLYSDHLRDRKPAAPDGLEPGTRWEATLLDWDAACTLNPGLAQIQRLDDVGDLELPTYYAVRGSLRRAP; encoded by the coding sequence ATGAGTCCCGGCTCCCGAAAGCGTCCGCCCCCCCTCCGCCTGCTGTTCCTGCTGGGGCTCTTGGTGCTGGCTGCCGGCGTCATCTGGAAATGGCCGGCGGTGCGACAGCTGGGCACCCTCTGGCTGCAGTCCGCCCACCTTCCTGCAGAGCAGGACCCTGACCTCGCGGCGGTTGTCAAAACACTGTCCCCCACCCAGCTCGCCGGGATCAATGCCCTGCGCGCCCGCAGCGCTGCGCTCTTGCGCGCCAATCTCTGGCCACGAGAGGATTTCATTCCGGCCACAGAGGAGTTCCGCCTCTACAAAAAATGCCTCTCCTGCTTGAATGCCCCGACCTCACGGTACTTGGAAAAAACAGCCTCCCTCGTGGAGTTTCACCAGCTCCTCAGGGCACGAGGCATCCGTCTCATTCTCATGCCGGTGCCCGCAGCCTATGCGATCCACCCCGATCGGGTGCCAGGGCTGGATGAGACCGGTCCCCGCCCACAACCAGGTGACGCCTCACTCCAGCTCCGGGCTTTCGGTGAGGCCTTGCGTGCCGCCGGGATCGAGTTTGTGGATCTCAGCCGTCCCCTGGGTCAGGCCGCTACAGAGGGCACCCTGTGCTACTTCCACGGCGACAGTCACTGGACGCCCCTGGGGGCAGAGGTGGGGGCCGCCACAGTCGCCTCCCTCTTGGCCCCAAAGGCCGGATCGTTCACGCCTGCGGACAAGGCATTCATCCGGGAGTGGATGCCCCCCAGCCGGCATGCCATTACGCCGCCTCCACTCCTCCAGATTTCCGTACTTTCCCAAAACCCGGTGGAAGCCCGCAACCCCTCGACCCTGCTCTGCGACAGCAACGGCATCGACGAGTTTGATGCCATAGAGGCCCCTTCCTCCAAGGCCAGGGTGCATGGGGGCTTCCCCTCGCAAGTGGCACGCGCCGTAGGGCACCGTGTGGATGTCATCACCATCAGCGGCGGCGGTCCGGCCGCCTGTCGGCGGGAGTTCATCCGTCGCTGCCAGATGCTGCCCGGCTATGGTGCCAGCCGCCAGACAGTGCTGATGGTGTTTGCAGAACGCTGCCTGCTGCTGCCGCTGGAGGCCTGGCCGCCGCTGCATCTGGACCGGCTGACTTTTGCCGGGGAGCCCGGATCACCGGCTCCGCCACACCCCCAGTCCGGCCCCTCCTCGAACCGCAGGTTCAAGATTCTACAGACCTCAAGGGCCAGCGCCCCGCACGAGACCCCTTACCCTGCGGTGCTCAGGTCTTTCGTGGTCGAGCTCGCCCCAGCGCCGGGCCTGCCGGCGCAAAAGGCCCTGCTGTACTCAGATCACCTCCGGGATCGCAAACCCGCCGCGCCAGATGGGCTGGAGCCGGGCACACGCTGGGAAGCCACTCTCCTAGACTGGGATGCCGCCTGCACGCTGAATCCCGGCCTGGCCCAGATCCAGCGGTTGGATGACGTGGGCGACTTGGAACTCCCCACCTACTACGCCGTCAGGGGCAGCCTCCGGCGAGCGCCGTGA
- a CDS encoding suppressor of fused domain protein, with protein MQASTVPGHAWLVVRTLRRVAQISVSRMREIGLNLRPSLSRQTVMPKPPHKTYLDFLRKSFGRHDVVLKHASPQGGREVSVYVFRNFPEPGMITGVTYGLSQEAAPNEEVGQARRELMISVESTDTLWAWNAAYFAAEFRGQRGFLNGEMFFADEPLASDTRMDGLLVYAPSILRAEQARVRTPQGVIQFTQLYPIYRSELVVYERYGLPALWNHPGFEIYNPKREPVVI; from the coding sequence GACATTGCGGCGGGTGGCTCAGATTTCTGTGTCCAGAATGCGGGAGATCGGCTTGAATCTGCGTCCCTCGCTCTCGCGTCAGACCGTCATGCCCAAGCCCCCTCACAAGACCTACCTCGACTTTCTCCGAAAATCGTTTGGCCGGCATGATGTCGTCCTCAAGCATGCGAGTCCCCAGGGCGGGCGGGAGGTGTCTGTCTATGTCTTCCGGAACTTTCCGGAGCCCGGCATGATCACGGGTGTGACCTACGGCTTGAGTCAGGAGGCGGCCCCGAATGAGGAGGTGGGGCAAGCGCGGCGGGAACTCATGATCTCTGTGGAGTCAACCGACACCCTCTGGGCCTGGAATGCTGCTTATTTTGCGGCGGAATTTCGCGGGCAGCGCGGTTTTTTGAACGGGGAGATGTTTTTTGCGGATGAGCCGCTCGCCAGCGATACCCGCATGGATGGCCTGCTGGTGTATGCGCCCAGCATTCTGCGTGCGGAACAGGCGAGGGTGAGGACGCCGCAGGGCGTGATCCAGTTCACCCAGCTCTATCCCATCTACCGGAGTGAGCTGGTGGTCTATGAGCGCTACGGTCTGCCCGCGCTGTGGAATCATCCGGGGTTCGAGATCTACAATCCCAAGCGCGAGCCGGTGGTGATCTGA